In one window of Niallia sp. Man26 DNA:
- a CDS encoding suppressor of fused domain protein: MDKQEYKRLAAEQEDWAPGWDAIDAVFENLYPNQEPSYFGTDLHARAIFGGDQYLDGYSIYESSHGYKHIVTYGMTELYTDTEAFGGEWSKWGYEMTIKLNEDTLDDCMWSLDMLSNLARYTFTQQRFFEPLQYIAGNGTSIHIGVESDITALLVVQDTEAVGMDTVHGRADFLQLVGITEKELEVLKEDHARAAELVAKMKRDNPHLVTDMKRKHSYL; encoded by the coding sequence ATGGATAAACAAGAATATAAAAGATTGGCAGCTGAACAAGAAGATTGGGCACCAGGGTGGGATGCTATTGATGCTGTATTTGAGAACCTGTATCCCAATCAGGAACCCTCGTATTTTGGTACAGACCTGCACGCAAGAGCGATTTTTGGCGGCGATCAATATTTGGACGGTTATAGTATTTACGAATCGTCTCATGGATACAAACATATCGTTACATACGGCATGACAGAGCTGTATACAGATACAGAGGCCTTTGGAGGGGAGTGGAGTAAATGGGGCTATGAAATGACGATTAAATTAAACGAAGACACTCTTGATGATTGTATGTGGTCACTTGATATGCTCTCCAATCTAGCTCGCTATACATTTACACAACAGCGTTTTTTTGAACCGCTCCAATATATTGCTGGGAATGGAACTTCCATTCATATCGGAGTAGAATCCGATATTACAGCATTATTAGTCGTACAAGACACAGAAGCGGTTGGGATGGACACTGTTCATGGCAGGGCGGATTTTCTTCAATTGGTGGGAATAACTGAAAAAGAATTAGAGGTACTGAAAGAGGATCATGCGAGAGCAGCTGAGCTTGTTGCAAAAATGAA